A part of Aegilops tauschii subsp. strangulata cultivar AL8/78 chromosome 2, Aet v6.0, whole genome shotgun sequence genomic DNA contains:
- the LOC109765792 gene encoding AT-hook motif nuclear-localized protein 10 — protein sequence MDGKDLISPSDLPPFYGQQQQQHLRMLGGTGGGGGQQQHSPSSLAGMHSVIRPMPNMSMSPTAILQSIGGGGASSLAGMQFNMDGAPSPSSMLQHNSMGGGSVSGSGGTMPVASPPPEPVKRKRGRPRKYGPDGAMKHHMSSSSSSAHHQQQQHQMMGAPQQRMGSMAGQGMAGGFDDAAQKKKRGRPPGTGKKLSSPSSKPSGNAFPGSAGTSFTPHIITASPSEDVAGKIAAFASQSPRAVCVLSAMGSISRAVLRHPADHPPSYNNPAIYEGLYEILSLSGSYNLNEGQQNQTDGISVTLCSPERHIIGGVLGGALVAASTVQVVLGTFVQGGSKSKSKKAAKPPAFGPDSLTGAGPDVPSPSSGHNQNLTSPPSVVSTGGWPSSGIFDTRSSNIDINSSRG from the exons ATGGATGGCAAAGACCTCATCTCACCGTCCGACCTGCCGCCATTCTAcggccagcagcagcagcagcacctcCGCATGCTCGGcggcaccggcggcggcggggggcagCAACAGCATAGCCCCTCCTCGCTCGCCGGGATGCACTCCGTCATCCGCCCCATGCCCAACATGAGCATGAGCCCCACCGCCATCCTCCAGtccatcggcggcggcggcgcctccTCCCTCGCCGGCATGCAGTTCAACATGGACGGCGCGCCGTCGCCTTCCTCCATGTTGCAGCACAACAGCAtgggcggcggctccgtctccgGCTCGGGGGGGACGATGCCGGTGGCCagcccgccgccggagcccgtcaAGCGGAAGCGGGGCAGGCCGCGCAAGTACGGGCCCGACGGCGCCATGAAGCACCACATGTCCTCGTCTTCCTCGTCGGCGcatcatcagcagcagcagcatcagaTGATGGGCGCGCCGCAGCAGAGGATGGGGTCCATGGCCGGGCAGGGCATGGCGGGCGGGTTCGACGACGCGGCCCAGAAGAAGAAGCGCGGCCGACCGCCGGGCACCGGGAAGAAGCTCTCCTCCCCCAGCAGTAAACCCTCCG GCAATGCTTTCCCTGGTTCAGCTGGAACGAGCTTCACTCCCCACATCATCACAGCATCTCCTTCAGAG GACGTCGCGGGGAAGATCGCAGCATTCGCGAGCCAGTCGCCGAGGGCGGTGTGCGTGCTCTCGGCGATGGGGTCTATCTCCAGGGCTGTCCTCCGCCACCCCGCAGATCATCCTCCTTCCTACAACAATCCTGCCATTTACGAG GGATTGTATGAAATCCTCAGTTTATCCGGCTCTTACAATCTGAACGAGGGCCAGCAAAATCAGACCGACGGGATCAGTGTCACGCTCTGCAGCCCGGAGAGGCACATCATTGGAGGTGTTCTGGGTGGAGCATTGGTAGCTGCCAGTACTGTGCAG GTGGTGCTAGGGACTTTTGTGCAAGGAGGGTCCAAATCAAAGTCCAAGAAAGCCGCGAAACCACCGGCTTTCGGTCCCGACTCACTCACCGGCGCTGGGCCAGACGTGCCGTCACCCAGCTCAGGACATAACCAAAACCTAACGTCGCCGCCCTCCGTTGTATCGACGGGAGGGTGGCCTAGCTCTGGGATATTTGACACGCGAAGTTCCAACATTGATATCAACTCTTCTAGAGGATAG
- the LOC109765793 gene encoding probable phospholipid hydroperoxide glutathione peroxidase, with protein sequence MGAAESSSKLGGSVHDFVVKDVRGNDVELSRYKGKVLLIVNVASRCGLANSNYTELGQLYEKYREKGFEILAFPCNQFAGQEPDSDEKIVEFACNRFQAEFPIFRKVDVNGNNAAPLYKFLKSERGGLFGERIKWNFTKFLVDKEGHVMNRYAPTWSPLGIENDIKKLLEV encoded by the exons ATGGGTGCGGCAGAGTCATCCTCCAAGCTTGGTGGTTCCGTCCATGACTTCGTCGTTAAG GATGTGAGAGGAAATGATGTGGAGCTCAGCAGATACAAGGGGAAAGTCCTGCTTATTGTGAATGTCGCATCTCGGTG TGGTCTGGCAAATTCCAACTACACGGAGCTGGGCCAACTCTATGAGAAATACAGGGAGAAAG GGTTTGAGATACTGGCATTCCCCTGCAATCAATTTGCCGGACAGGAACCAGATAGCGATGAAAAGATTGTGGAGTTTGCTTGTAACCGCTTCCAAGCAGAGTTTCCTATTTTTCGCAAG GTTGACGTGAACGGCAACAATGCTGCCCCACTGTACAAGTTCTTGAAGTCAGAGAGAGGCGGTCTATTCGGAGAGCGTATCAAATGGAATTTCACCAAGTTCCTAGTTGACAAAGAGGGGCACGTCATGAACCGATATGCACCGACCTGGTCCCCACTCGGCATTGAG AATGACATCAAGAAGCTGTTGGAGGTTTGA